One window from the genome of Cryptococcus deuterogattii R265 chromosome 10, complete sequence encodes:
- a CDS encoding septum-promoting GTP-binding protein 1: protein MADQGYMSSGSGSGRNGEGNDRNSIVLKVGMVGDSQIGKTSLMVKYVEGSFDEDYIQTLGVNFMEKAISIRNTEITFSIWDLGGQREFVSMLPLVSNDAVAILFMFDLTRKSTLNSVKEWYRQARGFNKTAIPVLIGTKYDQFASFPREEQEEITRQAKRFSKAMHAPLIFCSTSHSINVQKIFKIVLAKAFDLKCVIPEIDAVGEPILLYVDV from the exons ATGGCCGATCAAGGATACATGTCGTCCGGTTCTGGGAGTGGCCGTAATGGAGAGGGCAATGACAGAAACTC GATCGTTCTCAAAGTAGGAATGGTTGGCGACTCACAAATTGGAAAGACATCATTGATGGTCAAATACGTTGAAGGTAGCTTTGA CGAGGATTATATACAAACACTGGGTGTCAACTTTATGGAAAAGGCCATCAGCATACGAAATACAGAGATTACCTTCTCA ATATGGGATCTGGGTGGCCAAAGAGAATTCGTGTCAATGCTGCCCCTTGTGTCCAATGATGCCGTCGCTATTCTATTCATGTTCGATCTCACACGAAAATCAACCCTAAATAGCGTCAAAGAGTGGTATCGCCAAGCACGTGGATTCAACAAAACAGCTATACCAGTGTTAATCGGAACAAAGTACGACCAATTTGCGTCTTTCccgagagaagagcaagaggaaATTACTAGGCAGGCGAAGAGGTTCTCAAAGGCTATGCACGCTCCATTG ATTTTTTGTTCCACTTCACATTCTATTAATGTGCAGAAGATCTTCAAAATTGTTTTAGCAAAGGCTTTCGATCTCAAG TGCGTTATTCCTGAAATCGATGCCGTTGGTGAACCTATTTTACTCTATGTCGATGTTTAG
- a CDS encoding solute carrier family 45 member 1/2/4 encodes MPATPPHKHHYTSLRSLIRTKGNDNPSAITDSLGPRPSRNSSSSRSRERRPDPLGKADRDKDKGRLSTWKLMCLTVSMGGSQIAWTVELGYGTPYLLSLGLSEQLTSLVWLAGPISGLIAQPLIGAISDSSHSRYRRRYWIATSTMLLVFSGLGLAFTEPIAKALVDLTGGGQGDWDPKTIRLVKNTAIAIAVFSFYCLDFALNALQASLRNLVLDITPGEQLATANAWHGRFNHVGNIVGFTMGFLNLGHVPIIRLVGGGQFRKVCVVALILLVLTVWITCWTQEEKEKDSIFGERRSKIRDVVGTIYEAVLHLPKPIRRVCIVQIAAFMGWFPYLFYSTTYVAEVMAKEVHHKPDIDRATRAGSLALLIYSFVAIIAGTLLPYLAARDRRLLKPTSEKLRDGEIEIENEDEEDEEHVEMERIREMVQQWKAEAAREGRPLKLPTMPFMLRNIWTAGLVIFGCLMMSTFFITKVWQATVMIALVGICWAIACWVPFAIIMEFLKELDDKPSPRTSDGRPRPTHARTTSTPLGWRSHPNSPRGRASPADERTPLTRSYSTADLEGANEMEYTGRGPVAGGTIMGIHNLAIVFPQFIIAVVASIIFKLADSQQPDVQPTLPETSGPHDQDKNGVAWVLRFGGLMAFVGALVSRKVPPTKTEKAMRRRLADMREESAE; translated from the exons ATGCCAGCCACGCCCCCACACAAACACCACTACACCTCCCTCCGCTCCCTCATACGCACAAAGGGCAACGACAACCCATCCGCAATCACCGACTCCCTCGGCCCACGCCCAAGCCGCAATAGCAGCAGCTCAAGAAGCCGTGAACGCAGACCAGATCCTCTCGGAAAGGCCGACAGggacaaggacaagggaCGTTTATCGACATGGAAACTCATGTGTCTCACCGTCTCCATGGGCGGGAGCCAGATCGCTTGGACAGT CGAACTTGGATACGGAACACCCTACTTGCTCTCCCTTGGCCTCTCTGAACAGCTCACTTCTCTCGTTTGGCTGGCCGGACCTATATCCGGCCTCATAGCCCAGCCTCTCATCGGTGCCATTTCAGATTCCTCACACTCTCGCTACCGAAGGCGATACTGGATCGCAACATCTACTATGCTCCTCGTATTTAGTGGATTGGGTTTGGCTTTCACAGAACCTATCGCCAAAGCTTTGGTCGATTTAACAGGCGGTGGACAAGGCGATTGGGATCCAAAAACTATCAGATTA GTGAAGAACACGGCTATAGCTATAGCTGTTTTCTCATTCTACTGCCTTGATTTCGCTCTTAATGC TCTCCAAGCTTCCCTCCGCAATCTTGTACTAGACATTACTCCAGGCGAACAACTTGCCACCGCTAATGCTTGGCATGGGCGCTTCAACCACGTGGGTAACATTGTGGGATTCACCATGG GTTTCCTGAACCTCGGCCATGTGCCAATTATCCGTCTGGTAGGAGGCGGCCAGTTTCGCAAAG TGTGTGTTGTAGCGTTGATACTGTTGGTGCTTACCGTATGGATCACGTGTTGGACgcaagaggaaaaggaaaaggacaGTATTTTTGGTGAAAGGCGCTC GAAAATACGGGATGTAGTGGGTACAATATACGAAGCTGtgctccatcttccaaagccGATTCGCCGAGTTTGCATC GTACAAATCGCCGCTTTCATGGGATGGTTCCCGTATTTATTCTACTCTACCACCTACGTCGCCGAAGTCATGGCCAAAGAAGTACATCACAAACCCGATATCGACCGAGCCACTCGAGCTGGTAGCCTGGCCCTTTTGATCTACTCTTTCG TCGCCATCATCGCGGGAACCCTTCTCCCTTACCTCGCCGCGCGAGATCGCCGACTCCTGAAACCCACTTCGGAAAAACTTCGAGATGgggagattgagattgaaaacgaagatgaagaagatgaagagcatgtggagatggagaggatcaGAGAGATGGTCCAGCAGTGGAAAGCCGAGGCtgcgagagaaggaagacctCTGAAATTGCCCACCA TGCCGTTCATGTTGAGAAATATTTGGACAGCGGGGTTGGTCATTTTCGGATGCTTGATGATGTCGacattcttcatcactaAGGTCTGGCAAGCAACAGTGATGATCGCTCTAGTAGGCATTTGTTGGGCTATTGCTTGTTGGGT GCCATTTGC AATCATCATGGAG TTCCTCAAAGAACTTGACGACAAACCTTCTCCTCGAACATCAGACGGTCGTCCCCGTCCAACCCATGCGCGCACGACTTCCACGCCTCTCGGCTGGCGATCACACCCCAACAGCCCCAGAGGCCGCGCCTCCCCCGCCGATGAACGTACACCACTTACCAGAAGCTACTCGACTGCCGACCTTGAAGGTGCGAATGAAATGGAGTATACCGGGCGGGGCCCAGTAGCGGGTGGGACTATTATGGGTATTCATAATCTGGCCATCGTTTTCCCTCAGTTTATT ATTGCAGTAGTAGCCTCTATCATATTCAAATTAGCCGACTCTCAGCAGCCCGACGTCCAGCCCACCTTGCCCGAAACCTCAGGACCGCATGATCAAGATAAGAATGGAGTTGCCTGGGTCCTCAGGTTTGGCGGGTTGATGGCGTTTGTGGGGGCTCTGGTATCAAGAAAAGTACCGCCTACCAAGACTGAAAAggcgatgaggagaaggttggCAGATATGAGGGAGGAAAGTGCAGAGTGA
- a CDS encoding exocyst complex component 4, giving the protein MSRQPSKKYTISNPQPLNTRFPTPYNTDTSPPRPARSRMRDAPQPPRNTLEIPPLSPISPLSPSSHGQHQPLTSDVFAEDRAQRMEMRAQMSAAAQQASQPFQLSGASNTETMRNVVGAFMSAGRQHEQPSPARRPHKSEARMKKPHREEVWEDEEGGEFGEIDSAMRQVKQDWPFVMESDFSPSSLALSLLSQTPSPSLPQHPSLSSFLRLHEFLSAGLRAAVQAHSKSFAASLPSHRNFLDILEKAQEQVRKSKQELKAARDGFAGKGKTELTGVRARERTVRDMLRILDIIDDLKQVPDQLESLVGDKRFVQASLILVRSIETINKPELREIGALSDLRSYFVTQETTIAEILIEELHNHIYLKTFYSDSRWKPYTPGRVDLPIIGSQAEDFTFLQSPDPNLASPNLNGDHNNTPNASATTTNINNAIAGPGPSSKFSRYLSQLSTKPSTRPMLQYENGDLMPSISTVPTVSHHQQNTLGSGAPPPPEAGSHTSLSSLPGGIAGNTGNNNPETDSYIYIENLLEALAVLGRLGQALDTVAQRAPGEIFALVDGTLDEVEERTQQRREEDLSLRPQNLLGNIDPAPSSRTNLPAATTTAVAAAVSGRKRLFSSAETSRIEISLGAAGPPEHAALLKDLFWTLYSKLAAVLEGHRVMYEVSRWISSRPDFKDSTTPKGSSINIPVLEMWRPVQQEIRTLLSNYLSDDRPGSRLERNPILSINEVLRDPKVSRDKSKPMFRFNDSDSRAIQKEIKPIDESVQQALRSSVPGLVNIQSDQPVSIVPEIDDRFSPSSGRYRTLVPPNAFNVTTLFQPTLAFIHRASAIVPPGFESETQGFSTVLEDFVVKVFLRQLDEKVTTGFQKAVSGYDAYQVDRGMSSTDMKQPPLKSSVRVMALIHSLCIMLQTTPFHRENYSRLIVGVIVQYYQQCSARFKDLVSQPATFETDSERPMVLPAVWAQREDITKCLSEMRSVPSTDRTGMASVSHKEIRLEMELLHDRPISESNLINSNRKLEALGNLSQSLRWFIDALLDLQSVSGEPISPEGEQPELEVLKAAPPPLSADSDEPQLPLTRAMAQRYQAIIQTYEQLAEMVLNAIRLEIRCRVMCNISASMQKGDFRLESEALEPDSDILDLNTSLMEFEELAQRTISPDDHSFIFRALGQLVDYCLIAYASKYVKGVNAAGVRKIKRDILSLQQTLQGIAASSDQGVLSRAAGFWDLYEQGPKKMLEDLKNINGTPPYTFEDYNTMLKLQCKSNTDELNTYLIDLHALSMDVEGWDLGED; this is encoded by the exons ATGTCCAGGCAGCCCTCCAAAAAGTACACCATATCCAACCCCCAGCCACTCAACACCCGCTTTCCCACTCCCTACAACACCGACACCAGCCCCCCCAGACCGGCCAGGTCCCGCATGAGGGATGCCCCCCAGCCACCTAGAAATACACTCGAAATACCGCCCCTGTCCCCTATATCCCCTCTTTCACCGTCCTCCCATGGCCAACACCAGCCCCTCACCTCTGATGTCTTCGCGGAAGACCGCGCACAGCGCATGGAGATGCGTGCACAGATGTCCGCTGCCGCTCAGCAGGCATCACAGCCCTTCCAGCTATCCGGTGCGTCAAACACAGAGACAATGCGCAACGTCGTTGGCGCGTTCATGAGCGCAGGTCGCCAGCACGAGCAGCCCTCTCCTGCGAGACGGCCACACAAAAGCGAagcgagaatgaagaaacCCCATCGTGAAGAGGTCtgggaagacgaggaaggaggtgaaTTCGGAGAGATTGATTCAGCCATGCGACAAGTCAAACAGGATTGGCCATTTGTCATGGAGAGCGATTTCTCGCCTTCATCCCTTGCCCTGTCACTCCTCTCCCAGACCCCATCACCGTCTCTCCCGCAACACCCCAGCCTCTCGTCTTTCCTCAGACTGCACGAATTCCTGTCGGCTGGTTTACGAGCCGCAGTCCAGGCCCACTCCAAGTCGTTTGCTGcctccttgccttctcaTCGAAACTTTTTGGATATTCTCGAAAAGGCCCAAGAACAGGTACGCAAGTCCAAACAAGAACTCAAGGCTGCAAGAGATGGGTTCGCgggcaaaggaaagacaGAATTGACCGGGGTTAGGGCACGGGAGAGGACTGTTCGTGATATGCTCAGGATTCTGGATATAAT AGATGATTTGAAGCAAGTCCCTGACCAGCTTGAATCCCTTGTCGGAGATAAACGCTTTGTCCAAGCTTCCCTCATTCTCGTTCGAAGCATCGAAACCATCAACAAACCCGAGCTTCGTGAAATTGGCGCCTTGTCAGATCTCAGATCGTATTTTGTGACGCAGGAAACA ACGATTGCAGAAATCCTTATTGAAGAGCTCCACAATCATATTTATCTCAAAACCTTTTACAGCGATTCACGATGGAAGCCGTATACCCCTGGCCGAGTCGATCTCCCGATTATTGGATCGCAAGCTGAAGACTTTACCTTTCTCCAATCTCCCGATCCCAATTTAGCTTCCCCCAATCTCAACGGTGACCACAACAACACTCCCAACGCttccgccaccaccactaACATCAACAACGCTATTGCCGGACCAggcccatcctccaaatTCTCTCGTTACCTATCTCAACTCAGTACCAAACCGAGTACGAGACCGATGCTGCAATACGAGAACGGCGATCTCATGCCGTCCATTTCGACCGTGCCCACCGTTTCTCACCACCAACAAAACACGCTAGGCTCTGGGgcgccgccgccgccggAAGCAGGCTCGCACACTTCTctatcctctcttccagGTGGCATAGCAGGAAACACGGGTAACAACAACCCCGAAACAGATTCGTACATCTATATCGAGAATCTGCTAGAGGCTTTAGCAGTGCTAGGAAGGTTGGGCCAGGCTTTGGATACTGTTGCGCAGAGAGCGCCGGGGGAGATTTTCGCTTTGGTGGATGGTACATTggatgaagttgaagaacg AACCCAGCAacgacgagaagaagatctttCGCTCCGCCCCCAAAACTTGTTAGGCAACATTGACCCAGCCCCATCATCACGAACAAATCTTcccgccgccaccaccaccgccgtTGCGGCCGCTGTGTCTGGCCGGAAacgtctcttctcctctgccgAAACGTCGCGAATCGAAATCTCACTAGGTGCAGCTGGACCGCCCGAGCATGCTGCTTTGCTCAAGGATTTGTTTTGGACTCTGTACTCCAAGTTGGCAGCGGTGCTGGAAGGTCATAGGGTCATGTATGAAGTGTCAAGATGGATATCTTCT CGACCGGATTTCAAGGACAGCACGACTCCCAAAGGTTCATCTATCAATATCCCAGTATTGGAAATGTGGCGGCCTGTCCAGCAAGAA ATAAGAACATTACTGAGCAATTATTTGTCGGACGACCGGCCTGGATCAAGACTTGAACGGAACCCCATCTTGTCCATTAACGAGGTTTTGCGAGATCCAAAGGTTTCTAGAGATAAATCCAAG CCAATGTTCAGATTCAACGACAGTGACTCTCGCGCCAtccaaaaagaaatcaaaCCCATCGACGAGTCTGTCCAGCAAGCTCTCCGCTCGTCTGTCCCTGGTCTCGTCAACATACAATCCGACCAACCTGTTTCCATCGTCCCCGAGATCGACGACCgcttctccccatcctcgGGCCGATACCGCACCCTCGTCCCGCCCAACGCTTTCAACGTCACCACACTTTTCCAACCCACCTTGGCATTCATCCATCGTGCATCGGCGATCGTGCCTCCAGGCTTCGAGAGCGAGACCCAAGGATTTTCGACCGTCTTGGAAGACTTTGTAGTCAAAGTGTTCTTGAGGCAGTTGGATGAAAAAGTGACAACAGGATTCCAAAAGGCTGTGTCGGGATACGATGCTTATCAGGTTGATCGGGGTATGTCGTCAACAGACATGAAGCAGCCACCGCTCAAA TCGAGCGTGCGTGTGATGGCGCTGATACATAGTCTCTGCATTATGCTGCAGACAACTCCCTTCCACCGAGAGAATTATAGTCGGCTTATCGTGGGCGTCATCGTCCAATATTATCAGCAATGCAGCGCGAGATTCAAAG ACTTGGTCTCCCAACCTGCTACCTTTGAAACCGACTCGGAGCGGCCGATGGTGCTTCCAGCCGTCTGGGCCCAGCGGGAAGACATCACTAAATGTCTATCCGAAATGCGTTCAGTCCCTAGTACCGATCGTACGGGAATGGCGTCGGTCAGTCACAAGGAAATCAGGCTCGAGATGGAATTGCTGCACGACAGACCGATTTCAGAGTCGAATTTGATCAATTCTAATCGCAAGTTGGAGGCCCTTGGCAACTTGTCTCAGAGTTTG CGCTGGTTCATCGACGCTTTACTCGACTTGCAATCGGTATCTGGAGAACCTATCTCTCCGGAAGGTGAACAGCCCGAGCTGGAGGTCTTGAAGGCTgctccccctcctctttctgCTGATTCGGATGAACCCCAATTACCTCTAACCAGAGCTATGGCACA ACGGTACCAAGCAATCATACAAACGTATGAGCAACTTGCAGAGATGGTGCTCAACGCCATCAGGCTGGAAATTCGGTGCAGAGTCATGTGCAACATTAGCGCTTCCATGCAAAAG GGAGATTTCAGGTTGGAAAGTGAAGCGCTCGAGCCAGATTCTGACATCTTGGATCTCAATACAAGCCTTATGGAatttgaagagcttgctCAAAGAACTATTTCACCTGATGATCACAG cttcatcttccgcGCTCTAGGGCAACTGGTCGACTACTGCTTGATTGCCTATGCCTCCAAATACGTCAAGGGTGTTAATGCTGCCGGTGTGCGCAAGATCAAGCGCGATATCCTTAGCTTGCAGCAAACCTTGCAAGGGATTGCAGCGTCTAGTGATCAGGGTGTACTTAGCCGGGCTGCAGGCTTCTGGGACTTGTACGAACAAGGACCAAAG AAAATGCtggaggatttgaagaaCATTAACGGAACACCTCCTTATACCTTTGAAGACTACAACACCATGCTTAAACTACAATGTAAGAGTAACACGGATGAACTCAACACATACCTCATTGATCTACACGCTTTATCCATGGACGTCGAAGGCTGGGACCTCGGAGAGGATTGA
- a CDS encoding aldose reductase: MSTPTITLNDGVKIPKIGFGLGTTHYAKDCVDHLVSALKTGYIYIDCAQMYSNSKSVKDALQKWGGKREDLFILQKCGSSGDGESEKNPKVILKGLLQEMGVDYVDLYLLHSPLLFAPKYTINEAWAIMEEIKSEGLAKSIGVSNFREEDLLELQKTWKVVPSVNQIEFHPYNFHANNMIRLQDFCHSNKITIQCYGPLTPLTKAPGGPVDSVVKRIAQAKGYEDSQILLNWAAQKSEGVIVTTSANEHRQKLQLEAITQKGKLTQDEVNEISEAGKKKFFRAFMQQVWDKARQ; this comes from the exons ATGTCTACTCCTACCATAACTCTCAATGATGGTGTCAAGATCCCCAAGATTGGATTTGGTCTTG GTACCACCCACTACGCAAAGGATTGCGTCGACCATCTGGTCTCAGCCTTAAAGACCGGCTATATCTACATTGACTGCGCCCAAATGTATAGCAACAGCAAGAGCGTCAAGGACGCTCTGCAAAAGTGGGGCGGTAAGAGGGAGGATCTCTTCATTTTGCAAAAGT gcggcagcagcggaGACGGTGAATCGGAGAAGAACCCCAAGGTTATTTTGAAGGGTTTACTCCAGGAAATGGGTGTCGATTACGTTGACCTTT atctcctccactccccACTT CTCTTCGCGCCCAAGTATACCATCAATGAAGCATGGGCTATCATGGAGGAAATCAAATCGGAAGGCCTTGCCAAGTCCATCGGTGTCAGTAATTTCAGGGAGGAGGACCTCTTAGAGTTGCAAAAGACTTGGAAAGTTGTGCCAAGTGTTAACCAG ATTGAATTCCACCCTTACAACTTCCATGCCAACAACATGATTCGTCTCCAGGATTTCTGTCACTCTAACAAGATCACCATTCAATGCTACGGCCCTCTCACTCCTCTCACCAAGGCTCCTGGTGGACCCGTAGATTCTGTAGTCAAGAGAATTGCGCAGGCCAAAGGGTACGAAGACTCACAGATATTGCTCAACTGGGCCGCCCAGAAGAGTGAGGGTGTTATCGTAACCACCTCGGCCAACGAACATAGACAGAAGTTGCAGTTGGAAGCCATTACTCAGAAGGGGAAGCTCACTCAGGACGAGGTAAATGAGATCAGCGAGGcgggcaagaagaagttttTCAGGGCATTCATGCAACAGGTCTGGGATAAGGCCAGGCAGTAA